Proteins encoded together in one Gemmatimonadota bacterium DH-78 window:
- the ligD gene encoding DNA ligase D — translation MPSDRLDKYREKRAAGSTPEPFGGTRASSGPRLFVVQMHDARNLHWDLRLEMDGALESWAVPKGPSPNPADKRLAMHVEPHPLEYADFEGVIPDGQYGAGPSICWDRGVWIEIPSKPGGPPHGLEHGKLLFELRGYKLKGLWTLVHTPRNGDNHWLLIKERDALVDEGGTDIYPRDSILSGLTVEELPDPDEKLARLRDEAEEAGARPRPRDGAAPPLMLATAHDEPFTRDGWLFEIKYDGYRIAAERTGGGATLWSRNGNDLTGTFPEIAQAVRALPYPGLVLDGEVVVHDAQGMPSFSLLQKRGRLTKRPDVAAAAVQLPATYYAFDLLDFGGLDLRGVPLVDRKRILRELLPTVGPIRYSEHIEREGEAVFRHAAGLGIEGVVAKKADAPYTRGRSENWLKIRTVRSDEFVVVGWTDPKGSRSGFGALHLARYTSPPNDDPSAELVYVGSVGTGFDQAALDAIEGALAEAPRDDPPCGGEIPTGAGHHWVEPRMVAEVRYKELTLAGHLRHPVFVTLRDDKDPTECVVPAGADADADPRAAAPEGDAEDLLPEPGPVVGGVERTVALTNQDKVLYPAHDGAEGVTKGEVIAYYEAVADWILPYLKDRCLVLTRYPDGIDKSSFYQKNAPDWAPDWIRTETVYSEGSERDLSYFVIDDVAGLRYVANSAALLLHLWGSRVTDLGHPDWCILDLDPKDAPFTDVVELALALKAICDDIGLPVFVKTSGSSGLHLMVPLGGRLTHDQCKQLAQLLATVAVKERGDIATIDRVIERRDGKVYVDFLQNGWGKLLVAPFSTRPVPEAAVSMPLEWREVTPDLGPRDFTVRNAIARLEKLGEDPLRPVLELRPDLLGALERLLGRVG, via the coding sequence ATGCCCTCCGACCGCCTCGACAAGTATCGCGAGAAGCGCGCCGCCGGCAGCACCCCCGAACCCTTCGGCGGCACCCGCGCCTCGTCGGGGCCGCGTCTCTTCGTGGTGCAGATGCACGACGCCCGCAATCTGCACTGGGATCTGCGGCTCGAGATGGACGGCGCGCTCGAGTCGTGGGCGGTGCCCAAGGGCCCCTCGCCCAACCCGGCCGACAAGCGGTTGGCCATGCACGTGGAGCCGCACCCGCTCGAGTACGCCGACTTCGAAGGGGTGATTCCCGACGGTCAGTACGGCGCCGGACCCTCGATCTGCTGGGACCGCGGGGTGTGGATCGAGATCCCGTCCAAGCCCGGCGGCCCACCCCACGGGCTCGAGCACGGCAAGCTCCTCTTCGAGCTGCGCGGCTACAAGCTCAAGGGGCTGTGGACCCTCGTCCACACCCCTCGCAACGGCGACAACCACTGGCTCCTGATCAAGGAGCGCGACGCCCTGGTCGACGAGGGCGGCACCGACATCTACCCCCGCGACTCGATCCTCTCGGGGCTCACGGTGGAGGAGCTGCCCGACCCCGACGAGAAGCTCGCCCGGCTCCGCGACGAGGCGGAGGAGGCGGGCGCCCGACCCCGCCCGCGCGATGGAGCGGCGCCCCCGCTCATGCTCGCCACCGCGCACGACGAGCCCTTCACCCGCGACGGCTGGCTCTTCGAGATCAAGTACGACGGCTACCGCATCGCCGCCGAACGCACCGGCGGCGGCGCCACCCTCTGGTCGCGCAACGGCAACGACCTCACCGGCACCTTTCCCGAGATCGCGCAGGCGGTTCGCGCCCTGCCCTACCCCGGGCTCGTGCTCGACGGCGAGGTGGTGGTGCACGACGCGCAGGGCATGCCCTCCTTCTCGCTGCTGCAGAAGCGGGGGCGCCTCACGAAGCGACCCGACGTGGCGGCGGCCGCGGTCCAACTGCCGGCCACCTACTACGCCTTCGATCTGCTCGATTTCGGGGGACTCGATCTGCGTGGAGTCCCCCTCGTCGACCGCAAGCGGATCCTGCGCGAGCTGCTCCCCACCGTGGGGCCGATCCGCTATTCCGAGCACATCGAACGCGAGGGCGAGGCCGTCTTCCGGCACGCGGCCGGACTCGGCATCGAGGGGGTGGTGGCGAAGAAGGCCGACGCGCCCTACACCCGCGGCCGGTCGGAGAACTGGCTCAAGATCCGCACGGTGCGCAGCGACGAGTTCGTGGTGGTCGGGTGGACCGATCCCAAGGGCAGCCGCAGCGGCTTCGGGGCGCTGCACCTGGCCCGCTACACCTCGCCGCCGAACGACGACCCGTCGGCCGAGCTCGTGTACGTGGGGTCGGTGGGTACCGGCTTCGACCAGGCCGCCCTCGACGCGATCGAAGGCGCGCTCGCGGAGGCACCGCGCGACGACCCGCCCTGTGGGGGCGAGATCCCCACCGGCGCCGGGCACCACTGGGTGGAGCCGCGGATGGTGGCCGAGGTGCGCTACAAGGAGCTCACCCTGGCCGGGCATCTGCGTCATCCGGTGTTCGTGACGCTCCGCGATGACAAGGACCCCACCGAGTGCGTCGTTCCCGCCGGCGCGGATGCCGACGCCGATCCGCGCGCCGCCGCGCCCGAAGGCGACGCCGAGGATCTGCTCCCCGAGCCGGGGCCGGTCGTGGGCGGCGTCGAGCGCACCGTGGCTCTCACGAATCAGGACAAGGTGCTCTACCCCGCGCACGACGGCGCCGAAGGGGTGACCAAAGGCGAGGTGATCGCCTACTACGAGGCGGTCGCCGACTGGATCCTGCCCTACCTGAAGGACCGCTGCCTGGTGCTCACCCGCTATCCGGACGGCATCGACAAGTCGTCGTTCTACCAGAAGAACGCGCCCGACTGGGCCCCCGACTGGATCCGCACCGAGACGGTCTACAGCGAGGGGAGTGAGCGCGACCTGTCGTACTTCGTGATCGACGATGTGGCGGGGCTGCGCTACGTCGCCAACTCGGCCGCCCTGCTCCTGCATCTGTGGGGCAGTCGCGTGACCGATCTCGGGCACCCCGACTGGTGCATTCTCGATCTCGACCCGAAAGACGCACCCTTCACCGACGTCGTCGAGCTCGCCCTCGCGCTCAAGGCCATCTGCGACGACATCGGCCTGCCGGTGTTCGTGAAGACGAGCGGTTCATCGGGACTCCATCTCATGGTGCCCCTCGGCGGGCGGCTCACCCACGACCAGTGCAAGCAGCTCGCCCAACTGCTGGCCACGGTGGCGGTCAAGGAGCGCGGCGACATCGCCACCATCGACCGGGTGATCGAGCGGCGCGACGGCAAGGTGTACGTCGACTTCCTGCAGAACGGCTGGGGCAAGCTGCTCGTGGCCCCCTTCTCCACCCGTCCCGTGCCCGAGGCCGCGGTGAGCATGCCGCTCGAGTGGCGCGAGGTGACCCCCGATCTCGGCCCCCGCGACTTCACCGTCCGCAACGCGATCGCGCGATTGGAGAAGCTCGGGGAGGATCCGCTGCGGCCGGTGCTGGAGTTGCGGCCCGACCTGCTGGGGGCGCTGGAGCGGTTGCTGGGGCGGGTGGGGTGA
- a CDS encoding glycoside hydrolase family 3 N-terminal domain-containing protein, protein MTRSRDTLLRRAGALLSVGVRGARPGDPRLERDLDLCAEVGVGSVVLFDVDVPHYRALLAGGVEAAEARHAAVRNVESPAQVRALCDHLRDRLGDGVVILVDQEGGQVARFRPERGFAASLPSATAFAALPAHARRAAADAQARELADLGLDGNLAPVVDLGSRPEGPLAAKERTFSADPAVVTTCAREVIEAQRAMGLASCIKHFPGLGSADLDTHHARPVLDEAFDAEVELAPWRALIADPLPPEILMASHAVWPAVDPDRSASLSHAVLTGVIREEMGYGGVISTDSLDMAGAGPSTALGSGSVEAAVAALRAGADLLMDAVNLAGPAEGIEHPARRLAEALVDAVQQGAVEGGWAEIDRRAQRVRSLRRAR, encoded by the coding sequence GTGACCCGTTCCCGCGACACCCTGCTCCGCCGCGCCGGCGCCCTTCTCTCCGTCGGCGTCCGCGGTGCGCGCCCCGGCGATCCCCGGCTCGAGCGCGACCTCGACCTCTGCGCGGAGGTCGGGGTCGGGAGCGTGGTGCTGTTCGACGTCGACGTGCCGCACTACCGGGCGCTGCTCGCCGGTGGAGTGGAGGCCGCCGAGGCGCGGCATGCCGCGGTGCGCAACGTGGAGTCGCCGGCACAGGTGCGCGCGCTGTGCGACCACCTGCGCGACCGGCTGGGTGACGGTGTGGTGATCCTCGTCGATCAGGAGGGCGGCCAGGTGGCGCGATTCCGGCCGGAGCGGGGATTTGCGGCGAGCCTGCCCTCCGCCACGGCCTTCGCGGCGCTTCCTGCCCACGCGCGCCGCGCCGCCGCCGACGCCCAGGCGCGTGAACTCGCCGACCTCGGTCTCGACGGCAACCTCGCTCCCGTCGTGGATCTCGGGAGCCGGCCCGAGGGTCCGCTGGCCGCGAAGGAGCGCACCTTCTCGGCCGATCCGGCCGTGGTCACGACCTGCGCCCGCGAGGTGATCGAGGCCCAGCGCGCCATGGGGCTGGCCAGCTGCATCAAGCATTTTCCGGGACTCGGATCGGCCGACCTCGACACCCACCACGCGCGCCCGGTGCTCGACGAGGCCTTCGACGCGGAGGTCGAGCTCGCCCCCTGGCGGGCGTTGATCGCCGATCCGCTCCCGCCGGAGATCCTGATGGCGTCGCACGCGGTGTGGCCGGCGGTGGATCCGGACCGATCCGCCTCGCTGTCGCATGCGGTGCTCACCGGGGTGATTCGCGAGGAGATGGGCTACGGGGGGGTGATCTCCACCGACTCGCTCGACATGGCGGGGGCGGGCCCGAGCACCGCGCTCGGATCGGGGTCGGTGGAAGCTGCGGTCGCGGCCCTGCGCGCGGGCGCCGACCTGCTCATGGACGCCGTGAACCTGGCCGGCCCCGCCGAGGGCATCGAACACCCGGCCCGCCGGCTGGCCGAAGCGCTGGTCGACGCCGTGCAGCAGGGGGCCGTGGAGGGTGGCTGGGCGGAGATCGATCGACGGGCGCAACGGGTGCGGAGCCTTCGGCGCGCTCGGTGA
- a CDS encoding Na-K-Cl cotransporter: protein MIDARSSSAHAPPPRATVVAGREGGLGTFGGVFTPSLLTILGVIMYLRFGWVVGNVGLVGTLVIVTLSTSITFLTGLSIAAIATDQRVRTGGAYYMISRSLGIETGGAVGIPLFLAQALSVALYTVGFAEAVVGAFPSFDARFVGIVTTVAVAALALVSARVAIRSQYIIMGAIALSLISLALGAPLDPANTEATAATLTEAREPFWAVFAVFFPAVTGIMAGVNMSGDLADPGRSIPKGTFAAIGVGYVIYMALPILLVTRADTASLLVDPLVMRRVSLWGDAILLGVWGATLSSAVGSILGAPRVLQALARDGVLPRSLQWLGNGSGADDTPRAGTLLTLGLALIAVWVGDLNLIAPVLTMFFLTTYGVLNVAAGVERFLGSPSYRPKFQVHWAISLLGAVGCIAVMLLINALATLAAAIVVLVVFVLLERQGLEATFGDVRRGVWMSLTRAGLLRIPSDSDPRNWRPHFLVLSGAPTRRWPLIALADGFTQSRGLLTVATVVPVDAVTAQRREAQEQGIREYLAKRGVQGLVRVVPAPDPFSGAERLVEYYGLGSLSPNTVLVGDTAREELRDRYCTMIERLHAARRNVVVVRDAESRGFGERRRVDIWWGGLQGNGSLLLILGYLLQSSLDWRGADVRMITVVPHEQARDRTLAHLQEVVHATRTGVRPVVEVADGRSFDTILHEVSSGSDLVLMGLQDPKTLGDAGFREYVEQMRRRTEGLPTTLFVLAGEEIVFREVLLRGD from the coding sequence ATGATCGACGCGCGCAGTTCGTCGGCGCACGCGCCGCCGCCGCGGGCCACGGTGGTGGCCGGGCGGGAGGGCGGTCTCGGCACCTTCGGCGGGGTCTTCACGCCGTCGCTGCTGACCATTCTCGGCGTGATCATGTACCTGCGGTTCGGGTGGGTGGTCGGCAACGTCGGGCTGGTGGGCACCCTGGTGATCGTCACGCTGTCGACCTCGATCACCTTTCTCACCGGGCTGTCGATCGCGGCCATCGCCACCGATCAACGGGTCCGCACCGGGGGCGCCTACTACATGATCAGCCGCTCCCTCGGCATCGAGACCGGGGGGGCGGTGGGCATTCCGCTCTTTCTCGCGCAGGCGCTGTCGGTGGCGCTCTACACCGTGGGTTTCGCCGAGGCGGTGGTCGGTGCCTTCCCCTCCTTCGACGCCCGCTTCGTCGGGATCGTCACCACCGTGGCGGTGGCCGCGCTCGCGCTCGTCTCGGCGCGGGTGGCGATCCGGAGTCAATACATCATCATGGGGGCGATCGCCCTCTCCCTGATCTCCCTGGCGCTCGGCGCGCCCCTCGATCCGGCCAACACCGAGGCCACCGCCGCCACGCTCACCGAAGCGCGCGAGCCGTTCTGGGCGGTGTTCGCGGTCTTCTTCCCCGCGGTGACCGGGATCATGGCCGGGGTGAACATGTCGGGGGATCTGGCCGATCCAGGCCGATCGATTCCGAAGGGCACCTTCGCCGCGATCGGCGTGGGCTACGTGATCTACATGGCCCTGCCCATTCTGCTGGTCACGCGCGCCGACACCGCCAGCCTGCTCGTGGATCCGCTGGTGATGCGGCGAGTGTCGCTGTGGGGCGACGCGATCCTGCTCGGCGTGTGGGGGGCGACGCTGTCGTCGGCGGTGGGCAGCATCCTGGGCGCGCCCCGGGTGCTCCAGGCGCTGGCCCGCGACGGGGTTCTGCCCCGGTCGCTGCAGTGGCTGGGCAACGGCAGTGGAGCCGACGACACGCCCCGGGCGGGCACTCTGCTCACGCTGGGCCTCGCGCTCATCGCCGTGTGGGTGGGCGATCTCAATCTCATCGCCCCCGTGCTGACCATGTTCTTCCTCACCACCTACGGGGTGCTCAATGTGGCCGCCGGGGTGGAACGGTTTCTCGGGAGTCCCTCGTATCGCCCGAAGTTTCAGGTGCACTGGGCGATCTCGCTGCTCGGCGCGGTGGGCTGCATCGCCGTCATGCTGCTGATCAACGCGCTGGCGACCCTCGCCGCGGCGATCGTGGTGCTCGTGGTGTTCGTGCTGCTCGAGCGCCAGGGGCTCGAGGCCACCTTCGGCGATGTGCGGCGCGGGGTGTGGATGTCGCTCACCCGCGCGGGGCTGCTGCGCATTCCCTCCGACAGCGATCCCCGCAACTGGCGCCCGCACTTTCTCGTGCTGTCGGGTGCGCCCACGCGCCGTTGGCCGCTGATCGCCCTCGCCGACGGCTTCACCCAGAGTCGCGGGCTGCTCACCGTGGCGACCGTGGTGCCGGTCGATGCCGTCACCGCGCAGCGCCGGGAGGCGCAGGAGCAGGGCATTCGGGAGTACCTCGCCAAGCGCGGGGTGCAGGGGCTGGTGCGGGTGGTGCCCGCCCCCGACCCCTTCTCGGGTGCCGAGCGACTCGTGGAGTACTACGGGCTCGGCTCGCTGTCCCCGAACACCGTGCTCGTGGGCGACACGGCGCGCGAGGAGCTGCGCGACCGGTACTGCACGATGATCGAGCGACTCCACGCGGCCCGCCGCAACGTGGTGGTCGTGCGCGACGCGGAGAGCCGGGGCTTCGGCGAGCGACGCCGGGTCGACATCTGGTGGGGCGGCCTGCAGGGCAATGGTTCGCTCCTGCTGATCCTCGGCTATCTGCTCCAGTCCAGCCTCGACTGGCGCGGCGCGGATGTGCGCATGATCACCGTCGTCCCGCACGAGCAGGCCCGCGACCGCACGCTGGCGCACCTGCAGGAGGTGGTGCACGCCACCCGCACCGGCGTGCGCCCGGTGGTGGAGGTGGCCGACGGCCGGAGCTTCGACACGATCCTGCACGAGGTGTCGAGCGGGAGCGATCTGGTGCTGATGGGACTCCAGGATCCCAAGACGCTCGGCGACGCCGGATTCCGGGAATACGTGGAGCAGATGCGGCGGCGCACCGAGGGGCTGCCGACCACCCTGTTCGTGCTGGCCGGCGAAGAGATCGTGTTCCGCGAGGTGTTGCTGCGGGGGGACTGA
- a CDS encoding tetratricopeptide repeat protein yields MPARRISRALRGLADQLPAGRPLSAVHIAARGDEVLVRDADTTWAPETGQVAFDFSVGELATRVEPFAARMAREREDAGRMAADDWYDLGFDLEAVSLAEAQRAYSEALRLRPGHPDALVNLGRLRHEEGDLGAAEEHYRAALREDARHAVARFNLGVVLEDSGRTDPAIEAYRAALAIDPDLPQAHFNLARLLEQRGDVQGAVRHLATYRRLRAG; encoded by the coding sequence GTGCCCGCCCGTCGCATCTCCAGGGCGCTTCGGGGGCTCGCCGATCAGCTTCCCGCCGGCCGACCGCTCAGCGCCGTGCACATCGCGGCGCGGGGCGACGAGGTGCTCGTTCGCGACGCCGACACCACCTGGGCCCCCGAGACGGGGCAGGTGGCCTTCGACTTCTCGGTCGGTGAGCTGGCCACCCGTGTCGAGCCCTTCGCGGCTCGCATGGCCCGCGAGCGCGAAGATGCCGGCCGGATGGCGGCCGACGACTGGTACGATCTCGGGTTCGATCTCGAGGCGGTGTCGCTGGCCGAGGCGCAGCGGGCCTATTCCGAGGCGCTGCGACTGCGTCCCGGGCACCCCGATGCGCTCGTGAATCTCGGACGCCTGCGCCACGAAGAGGGCGATCTGGGGGCGGCCGAGGAGCACTACCGGGCCGCCCTCCGCGAGGATGCGCGGCACGCGGTGGCGCGCTTCAATCTCGGCGTGGTGCTCGAGGACTCCGGCCGGACCGATCCCGCGATCGAGGCCTATCGGGCGGCGCTCGCCATCGATCCCGATCTCCCGCAGGCGCACTTCAACCTCGCGCGGCTGCTCGAGCAGCGGGGCGACGTGCAGGGTGCGGTGCGACATCTGGCCACCTACCGCCGCCTTCGCGCCGGATGA
- a CDS encoding NAD(P)/FAD-dependent oxidoreductase yields MELESVDVLVVGGGPAGLSAALTLGRVRRRVLVASDGPPRNATSPAAHNVFTRDGTAPAELLRIGRDQLAPYDVHVREERVVDARRADDGRFAATFAGGDTVSVRGIVLATGVRDLLPDVPGLAQAWGTGVFHCPYCHGWEVAGRPLGVMGAGDHALHLVRLVRGLSDDVVWFTGGAEVDAGVAESLERSGIRIRPEPVASVQASDEGLRSVTLARGADGHEVVSRGGLFVVAPQELASDLGERLGCPVTESGRLEADPTGRTPVAGVFVAGDAAPGMQSIPFAMMGGSVAGAMLNHDLIVEDVPV; encoded by the coding sequence ATGGAGCTCGAATCGGTGGATGTGCTGGTGGTGGGCGGTGGGCCGGCGGGATTGAGTGCGGCACTCACGCTCGGGCGTGTGCGGCGGCGGGTTCTGGTGGCTTCGGACGGTCCGCCGCGCAATGCGACGTCGCCGGCGGCCCACAACGTGTTCACCCGTGACGGCACCGCCCCCGCCGAGCTGCTGCGCATCGGGCGCGACCAGCTCGCACCCTACGACGTGCACGTCCGCGAAGAGCGGGTGGTCGATGCGCGCCGGGCGGACGACGGGCGATTCGCAGCCACCTTCGCGGGCGGCGACACCGTATCGGTCAGGGGGATCGTTCTGGCCACCGGGGTGCGCGACCTCCTTCCCGACGTTCCCGGCCTCGCCCAGGCGTGGGGCACGGGGGTCTTCCACTGCCCCTACTGCCATGGCTGGGAGGTGGCGGGGCGGCCGCTGGGGGTGATGGGCGCGGGTGATCACGCCCTGCACCTGGTGCGGCTCGTGCGCGGCTTGTCCGACGATGTCGTCTGGTTCACCGGCGGGGCCGAGGTGGACGCGGGCGTCGCGGAGTCGCTGGAGCGCAGCGGGATCCGCATCCGGCCGGAGCCGGTGGCCTCCGTACAGGCGAGCGATGAGGGACTGCGCTCCGTGACCCTGGCGAGGGGCGCGGACGGGCACGAGGTGGTGTCGCGCGGGGGGCTCTTCGTGGTCGCCCCTCAGGAACTCGCCTCGGACCTCGGGGAGCGGTTGGGGTGTCCGGTGACCGAGTCGGGCCGTCTCGAGGCGGACCCCACCGGACGTACACCGGTCGCCGGGGTGTTCGTGGCCGGGGATGCGGCGCCGGGCATGCAGTCGATTCCCTTCGCCATGATGGGGGGCTCCGTGGCCGGGGCCATGCTCAATCACGACCTGATCGTGGAGGACGTACCGGTCTGA
- a CDS encoding RidA family protein — protein MLRTSAALLLAAALVPASAAAQEYDPEARLAEMGITLPVPEGPSRSAFDRTVRTGNLVFTSGHAPCGEWDGTGRGKVPTEATLEEAQAAARQVVICILGSLKAEVGDLSRVTRVVRVFGMVNSAPDFTQQSQVMNAASALLNEVFGDRGRHVRSAVGMAALPVNLTVEIEMVFEVDEG, from the coding sequence ATGCTGCGCACCTCTGCCGCCCTTCTGCTCGCCGCCGCCCTCGTTCCCGCCTCCGCTGCCGCGCAGGAGTACGATCCCGAGGCGCGCCTGGCCGAGATGGGCATCACCCTGCCGGTTCCCGAGGGCCCGAGCCGCTCGGCGTTCGACCGCACGGTGCGCACCGGCAACCTCGTCTTCACGTCGGGGCACGCGCCCTGCGGCGAGTGGGACGGCACCGGCCGCGGCAAGGTGCCCACCGAGGCCACCCTCGAAGAGGCGCAGGCCGCGGCTCGGCAGGTGGTGATCTGCATTCTCGGCTCCCTCAAGGCCGAGGTCGGCGACCTCTCGCGGGTGACGCGGGTGGTTCGGGTGTTCGGCATGGTCAACTCGGCCCCCGACTTCACCCAGCAGTCGCAGGTGATGAACGCGGCCAGCGCGCTGCTCAACGAGGTGTTCGGCGACCGTGGGCGCCACGTGCGGTCGGCCGTCGGCATGGCCGCTCTGCCGGTGAACCTCACCGTGGAGATCGAGATGGTCTTCGAGGTGGACGAAGGCTGA
- a CDS encoding Ku protein — protein sequence MSARAIGTSTIAFGLVSIPVKLYSTGESGRRISFNMMHEKCGTRVKQQYICPTCDVVVPRSEMTKGYEFAKGQYVLFDEDELKALEMPKKDSIDIHEFVPADEVEQVYLDKPYYLGPDKGGARAYRLLSKALRESDRVAIATYATRGKQYLVMIRPNEDGLVLDQLRYAEEVRRFDEVPIDEAEVKDAEMELARQLIDQAASESFDATKYTDEVRERAMAMIEAKVEGQEIVSAPQEEPATQIIDLMSALKASLQEEGERKPAAKAAKKKATSKKKAAEG from the coding sequence ATGAGCGCACGCGCCATCGGCACGTCCACCATCGCCTTCGGCCTGGTGTCGATTCCCGTCAAGCTCTACTCCACCGGGGAGAGTGGCCGGCGGATCTCGTTCAACATGATGCACGAGAAGTGCGGCACGCGGGTGAAGCAGCAGTACATCTGCCCGACGTGCGACGTGGTGGTGCCGCGGAGCGAGATGACGAAGGGGTACGAGTTCGCGAAGGGCCAGTACGTGCTCTTCGACGAGGACGAACTGAAGGCGCTCGAGATGCCGAAGAAGGACTCCATCGACATCCACGAGTTCGTGCCCGCCGACGAGGTGGAGCAGGTGTACCTCGACAAGCCCTACTACCTCGGACCCGACAAGGGCGGGGCCCGCGCCTACCGGTTGTTGTCGAAGGCGCTGCGCGAGAGCGACCGCGTGGCCATCGCGACCTACGCCACCCGGGGCAAGCAGTACCTCGTCATGATCCGGCCGAATGAAGACGGCCTCGTGCTCGACCAGCTCCGCTATGCCGAAGAGGTGCGACGGTTCGACGAGGTGCCGATCGACGAGGCGGAGGTGAAGGACGCCGAGATGGAGCTGGCCCGCCAGCTGATCGATCAGGCGGCCAGCGAGTCGTTCGACGCCACGAAGTACACCGACGAGGTGCGCGAGCGGGCGATGGCGATGATCGAGGCGAAGGTGGAGGGTCAGGAGATCGTCTCGGCGCCGCAGGAGGAGCCGGCCACCCAGATCATCGACCTGATGTCGGCGCTCAAGGCGTCGCTTCAGGAAGAGGGCGAGCGCAAGCCGGCTGCGAAGGCCGCCAAGAAGAAGGCGACCTCGAAGAAGAAGGCCGCGGAGGGCTGA
- a CDS encoding M20/M25/M40 family metallo-hydrolase, with translation MRHRTRRPTLPGPSHDPRRLPSALRLPALALLPVLLFGACGGETAPESPSTDAPALADDEVPRAQRMEVALRVLAGDEMEGRAAGTPGEIRARDWLVSELERLGVQPAGEQGYLQPVPLVRTTDEQGRERLRSPAVGTNLDSIPADQRVDAWNVLGIVPGSDPALAHEVIIVGSHYDHVGMGRAVDGDSIYNGADDDASGTVAALEIARDLVKERPGRSVLIALFSAEEIGLLGPRWFLRQPTVPRDSIVADLQIEMIGRPDSLAGGPGQGWLTGYERSTMGEALAAAGSPIVPDPRPEQRFFFRSDNLPFAQAGIPAHTLSSYNMHTDYHQPSDEVDSMDFEHMAALTEAAIAMVRDLAQGQRPAWLPGGQPEAPGGN, from the coding sequence ATGCGCCACCGCACCCGCCGCCCGACCCTGCCCGGCCCGTCGCACGACCCCCGCCGCCTCCCCTCCGCGCTCCGCCTCCCTGCGCTCGCCCTGCTCCCCGTCCTCCTCTTCGGCGCCTGCGGTGGGGAGACGGCCCCGGAGTCCCCGAGCACCGACGCACCGGCGCTGGCCGACGACGAGGTGCCCCGCGCGCAGCGGATGGAGGTGGCGCTCCGCGTGCTGGCGGGCGACGAGATGGAGGGGCGGGCGGCCGGCACCCCCGGCGAGATCCGGGCGCGCGACTGGCTGGTGTCGGAACTGGAGCGCCTCGGGGTGCAGCCGGCGGGTGAACAGGGCTACCTGCAGCCGGTGCCCCTCGTGCGCACGACCGACGAACAGGGCCGCGAGCGGCTGCGATCTCCTGCGGTCGGCACGAACCTCGACTCCATTCCGGCCGATCAGCGGGTCGACGCGTGGAACGTGCTCGGCATCGTGCCGGGCTCCGACCCCGCCCTCGCGCACGAGGTGATCATCGTCGGCTCGCACTACGACCATGTCGGCATGGGCCGGGCCGTGGACGGCGACTCCATCTACAACGGCGCCGACGACGACGCCTCGGGCACGGTGGCCGCCCTCGAGATCGCCCGCGATCTGGTGAAGGAGCGCCCCGGCCGCAGCGTGCTGATCGCCCTCTTCTCGGCCGAGGAGATCGGGCTGCTCGGGCCCCGGTGGTTCCTGCGGCAGCCGACGGTGCCGCGCGACTCGATCGTGGCCGACCTCCAGATCGAGATGATCGGCCGCCCCGATTCGCTGGCCGGCGGCCCCGGCCAGGGATGGCTCACCGGCTACGAGCGCTCGACCATGGGCGAGGCGCTCGCGGCGGCCGGGAGTCCGATCGTGCCCGATCCGCGCCCCGAGCAGCGGTTCTTCTTCCGGAGCGACAACCTGCCCTTCGCCCAGGCGGGCATTCCGGCGCATACGCTGAGCTCGTACAACATGCACACCGACTACCACCAGCCCTCCGACGAGGTCGACTCCATGGATTTCGAGCACATGGCCGCCCTCACCGAGGCCGCGATCGCCATGGTCCGCGATCTCGCGCAGGGCCAGCGCCCGGCCTGGCTCCCCGGCGGCCAGCCCGAAGCTCCCGGGGGCAACTGA